One stretch of Schlesneria sp. DSM 10557 DNA includes these proteins:
- a CDS encoding AAA family ATPase: protein MDGGENLLRRLSEVTPRSVDWVWEGLIPRGKVTLLTGDAGIGKSLVALQVAAMVTRGRRVPIGLTEKVPTAAFQTEPRGVIVLSAEDAAEDTVLPRLLAAGGDVSRTFVLRTESESSSERQPVVSPAPLPIPATQDDHLGHEIEKTAAEDPPAPDCRAKGSQEQDDERLFRLKRDFQKLERAIEQLNSQGEQIGLVVIDPIDRFLSPQDKKRDRAHTVTKLVDLAARFGAAILVVSSASLKAGGRSNTVLHQELVNSARAVLTVAPDLEDRNQRLLLPVKLNLSAMQPALSFTIEQGSLNWSPEPIALSSDDYYREAILKQKNPLVREEVYEIQRVTRWLKDQLTPGRASSIWIRCNAGYYDISYSTLRRAFKILGCRAIRESNQWFWHLPGQEQSAPSEIREQPLESPQGELTGILRESMPKWLQDENARQTAKIPPQIAMNVFSGCGVSSPIEEDAHQVAQRAPNGFWDDRFVEQGGS from the coding sequence CTGACGGGAGACGCAGGGATTGGGAAAAGCCTGGTCGCCCTGCAAGTCGCGGCGATGGTGACGCGAGGTCGCCGCGTTCCAATTGGTCTGACCGAGAAAGTTCCGACTGCGGCTTTCCAAACGGAACCGCGTGGCGTCATCGTCCTTTCTGCGGAGGATGCCGCTGAGGACACCGTGCTGCCTCGTCTGCTGGCCGCAGGGGGCGACGTCTCGCGCACCTTCGTATTGAGAACGGAGAGTGAATCAAGCAGCGAGAGACAACCCGTCGTTTCTCCAGCACCGCTCCCGATTCCTGCCACGCAGGATGATCACCTCGGACACGAGATCGAAAAAACGGCTGCGGAAGACCCGCCTGCTCCCGATTGCAGGGCGAAGGGGTCGCAGGAACAGGACGACGAACGTCTGTTTCGACTGAAACGAGATTTCCAAAAACTTGAGCGTGCCATCGAACAACTGAACTCCCAGGGGGAACAGATCGGACTGGTCGTGATCGATCCGATCGACCGCTTCCTGAGCCCGCAGGACAAAAAACGGGACCGGGCCCACACCGTGACCAAGCTGGTCGATCTGGCGGCACGGTTCGGCGCGGCGATCCTGGTCGTTTCCAGCGCATCGCTCAAAGCAGGGGGGCGAAGTAACACAGTCCTGCATCAGGAACTCGTCAACTCGGCACGTGCTGTACTGACGGTCGCCCCCGACCTGGAAGACAGGAACCAGCGACTGCTGCTTCCTGTCAAACTGAACCTTTCGGCGATGCAACCCGCACTGTCGTTTACGATCGAGCAGGGATCGCTGAACTGGTCGCCGGAACCGATCGCGCTTTCCAGTGACGACTACTATCGGGAAGCGATATTGAAACAGAAAAATCCCCTTGTGCGTGAGGAAGTCTACGAGATCCAGCGTGTCACACGCTGGTTGAAGGACCAGTTGACGCCGGGCCGTGCATCGTCGATCTGGATCCGCTGCAACGCCGGTTACTACGACATCAGCTATTCCACACTCCGGCGCGCCTTCAAGATTCTGGGTTGCCGGGCGATTAGGGAAAGCAATCAGTGGTTCTGGCATTTGCCCGGACAGGAACAATCGGCACCATCGGAAATACGGGAACAACCGCTCGAATCCCCCCAGGGTGAACTGACCGGGATCCTGCGAGAATCAATGCCGAAATGGCTGCAGGACGAAAACGCCCGGCAGACAGCGAAGATTCCCCCGCAAATAGCGATGAACGTTTTCTCTGGCTGCGGTGTCAGCAGTCCGATCGAAGAAGATGCTCATCAAGTTGCTCAACGTGCGCCGAACGGATTTTGGGACGACCGCTTCGTCGAGCAGGGGGGCTCCTGA